AAGTTTAAGGAGATCAACAATGCCCATGCCATTCTGAATGACCCCACCAAGCGGAACATCTATGACAAGTATGGCTCCCTGGGACTGTACGTGGCTGAGCAGTTTGGCGAGGAGAACGTGAACACCTACTTTGTCCTGTCCAGCTGGTGGGCTAAGGTGAGACTGCGAGGGGCCACGGGGAGGTGGGGGGTAGACATGTAGAGTGGACTTAGGGTCAAAGATAAAATGGCATATTTTATAACACAAACCCTGTAAAAACACAACCAAGCCTCTCTAACACTGTTTGTCTTGATTGTTATTATTTTATCTTCTTGTCACACTCTCTtgatctctctcacacctctctctcccaaactcacacacatacactgcctTGTTTTCCCTCTGCAGGCCTTGTTTGTGTTCTGTGGCCTGGCCACTGGCTGCTACTTCTGCTGTTGCCTGTGTtgctgctgtaactgctgctgtgGGAAGTGTAAACCGCGGCCCCCAGAGGGCCAGGAGACTGACTTCTATGTGTCTCCTGAGGACCTGGAGGCCCAGATGCAGTCTGATGAGAGAGGTGAGATCGACTGCTTATTGTGTAAGAAACATG
This portion of the Coregonus clupeaformis isolate EN_2021a chromosome 24, ASM2061545v1, whole genome shotgun sequence genome encodes:
- the LOC121538071 gene encoding dnaJ homolog subfamily C member 5 isoform X1, producing the protein MAAQEQARQRSLSTSGESLYIVLGIDKLATPDDIKKSYRKLALKFHPDKNPDNPEASDKFKEINNAHAILNDPTKRNIYDKYGSLGLYVAEQFGEENVNTYFVLSSWWAKALFVFCGLATGCYFCCCLCCCCNCCCGKCKPRPPEGQETDFYVSPEDLEAQMQSDEREAGGEAILVQPSATETTQLTSDGHHSTYQTDMGFN
- the LOC121538071 gene encoding dnaJ homolog subfamily C member 5 isoform X2 — protein: MAAQEQARQRSLSTSGESLYIVLGIDKLATPDDIKKSYRKLALKFHPDKNPDNPEASDKFKEINNAHAILNDPTKRNIYDKYGSLGLYVAEQFGEENVNTYFVLSSWWAKALFVFCGLATGCYFCCCLCCCCNCCCGKCKPRPPEGQETDFYVSPEDLEAQMQSDERGEIDCLL